One window from the genome of Dermacentor silvarum isolate Dsil-2018 chromosome 5, BIME_Dsil_1.4, whole genome shotgun sequence encodes:
- the LOC125945725 gene encoding uncharacterized protein LOC125945725: MEMVNGSESAAVDIDNGLQWEDSAPIRPLDSPASSSPASPSLASPSLASPSPASSSPASCSPAISSANSGSVATASRGAKKRKAGDDIKQQILAEHVLLREQLVASRQRDARFIPVASYCT; this comes from the exons ATGGAAATGGTAAACGGCAGTGAAAGTGCTGCCGTCGACATTGACAATGGGCTGCAGTGGGAGGACAGTGCGCCCATAAGACCCCTGGACAGCCCAGCCTCCAGCAGTCCGGCCTCTCCCAGCCTGGCCTCTCCCAGCCTGGCCTCTCCCAGCCCGGCCTCCTCCAGTCCTGCCTCCTGCAGCCCCGCTATCAGCAGTGCCAACTCTGGTAGCGTGGCTACTGCCAGCCGGGGTGCAAAGAAGAGGAAGGCGGGTGACGACATAAAGCAGCAGATATTGGCTGAACACGTACTGCTGAGGGAGCAGCTGGTGGCTAGCCGCCAGAGAGA TGCCCGTTTCATCCCTGTAGCGTCCTACTgcacttag
- the LOC125945726 gene encoding uncharacterized protein LOC125945726 codes for MGDRETEPQDDKAAMIFCMAAIMQLDAGIEAAKAETDAIEEELLIVNNLMTIDSVTERSVNRDRWSFSRRTRWFEETVPLLGEKFFKRAFRVTPATFRYTVDAVRPLLERQNTNMREAIALDKRVAIGLYRLCSSAEDRSVAELFAVGRSTVNVAYREFCEAIIQTMEAEWIKMPTASSMAEHIREFTATLEFPQAMGSLDGCHFPVSPPKESATDYRNYKGWYSIILLALVDHKYRFRYINVGSPGRCHDAYVYHRSRLADAVQGPLFRRPLVTISGTAVPPLIPCDQAFPLTVNLIKPFSHRAQLSDEQRMECDIDNARLAIRACCVLNNVCEHFGDIQHWLVEVQNNGGGLHQPDHSTDVEEGTGCDVRAALVRHFQQS; via the exons ATGGGTGACAGAGAGACAGAGCCGCAAGATGACAAGGCTGCTATGATATTCTGTATGGCTGCGATCATGCAGCTTGATGCCGGGATTGAGGCGGCGAAAGCGGAGACCGACGCCATCGAGGAAGAGCTGCTGATCGTCAACAACTTGATGACAATAGACTCGGTGACCGAACGAAGCGTAAACAGAGATAGATGGTCGTTCTCTCGCCGGACGAGGTGGTTTGAGGAGACTGTGCCATTGCTTGGTGAGAAGTTTTTCAAGCGTGCATTCCGCGTGACGCCGGCGACTTTTCGCTACACCGTGGATGCCGTGAGACCGCTGCTCGAGCGTCAGAACACGAACATGCGTGAAGCCATCGCGCTGGATAAACGTGTCGCGATTGGCTTGTACCGGTTGTGTTCCTCAGCCGAAGACCGTAGTGTCGCCGAATTGTTTGCTGTGGGACGTTCAACCGTCAACGTGGCCTACAGAGAGTTTTGTGAGGCCATTATCCAAACTATGGAGGCCGAGTGGATCAAGATGCCCACAGCTTCCAGCATGGCCGAGCACATTCGCGAGTTCACGGCCACATTGGAATTCCCCCAAGCCATGGGATCACTAGACGGGTGCCATTTCCCCGTTTCACCGCCCAAGGAGAGCGCCACCGACTACAGGAACTATAAAGGATG gtACAGCATCATCCTCCTCGCACTGGTCGACCACAAGTATAGGTTCCGATACATCAATGTGGGTTCGCCTGGCCGCTGCCACGATGCATATGTATACCACCGATCAAGACTAGCAGACGCAGTCCAGGGCCCCCTGTTCCGCCGACCACTAGTAACAATCAGTGGTACAGCTGTGCCGCCCTTAATACCATGTGATCAAGCGTTTCCGCTCACTGTAAACCTGATAAAGCCATTCAGCCACAGGGCACAGTTGAGCGACGAACAAAG GATGGAATGCGACATCGACAATGCCCGCCTTGCCATTCGTGCCTGCTGTGTTCTGAACAACGTGTGCGAGCATTTTGGCGACATCCAACACTGGTTGGTCGAGGTTCAGAACAATGGCGGCGGCCTCCATCAGCCTGACCACAGCACGGACGTTGAGGAAGGGACAGGCTGTGATGTGAGAGCAGCTCTTGTCAGGCACTTCCAGCAGAGCTGA